Proteins from one Tenrec ecaudatus isolate mTenEca1 chromosome 8, mTenEca1.hap1, whole genome shotgun sequence genomic window:
- the RFC4 gene encoding replication factor C subunit 4: MQAFLKGASISKLPPTKDRAVAATAGSSGENKKAKAVPWVEKYRPKCVDEVAFQEEVVAVLKKSLEGADLPNLLFYGPPGTGKTSTILAAARELFGPELFRLRVLELNASDERGIQVIREKVKHFAQLTVSGSRSDGKPCPPFKIIILDEADSMTSAAQAALRRTMEKESKTTRFCLICNYVSRIIEPLTSRCSKFRFKPLSDKTQHQRLLDIAEKENVRISNEGINYLVKVSEGDLRKAITYLQSATRLTGGKEVTEKVITDIAGIIPAETIDGVYAACQSGSFDKLEAAVKELIDEGHAATQLVNQFHDIIVEDSLSDKQKSIITEKLAEVDQCLANGADEHLQLISLCATVMQQLTQNC; this comes from the exons ATGCAGGCATTTCTCAAAGGTGCCTCTATTAGTAAACTACCGCCCACCAAGGACCGAGCAGTGGCTGCCACTGCAGGAAGCAGTGGGGAGAACAAGAAAGCCAAGGCTGTACCATGGGTAGAAAAATA CCGCCCAAAATGTGTGGATGAAGTTGCTTTCCAGGAAGAGGTAGTTGCGGTGCTGAAAAAGTCTCTAGAAGGAGCCGAT CTCCCTAATCTCTTGTTTTATGGCCCACCGGGCACTGGGAAAACATCAACTATCCTGGCCGCTGCTAGGGAACTCTTTGG GCCTGAACTTTTTCGATTGCGAGTTCTCGAGTTAAACGCATCTGATGAACGTGGAATACAAGTGATTCGCGAGAAAGTCAAGCACTTTGCTCAGTTAACTGTGTCCGGCAGTCGCTCAGA CGGGAAGCCATGCCctccttttaaaattataattctgGACGAAGCCGATTCCATGACCTCAGCTGCTCAGGCAGCTTTAAGACGAACCATGGAGAAAGAGTCTAAAACCACCCGTTTCTGCCTCATCTGTAACTATGTCAGTCG AATAATTGAACCCCTAACTTCTAGATGTTCTAAATTCCGTTTCAAACCTCTGTCAGATAAAACTCAGCATCAGCGATTACTAGACATTGCTGAGAAGGAAAACGTCAGAATCAGCAATGAG GGAATAAATTATCTTGTCAAAGTGTCAGAAGGAGACTTAAGAAAAGCTATTACGTATCTTCAGAGTGCCACCCGACTAACCGGTGGAAAGGAGGTCACAGAGAAAGTGATCACAGACATTGCTGGG ATCATACCAGCAGAGACAATTGATGGAGTGTACGCCGCCTGTCAGAGTGGCTCTTTCGACAAGTTAGAAGCTGCAGTTAAG GAACTGATAGATGAGGGACATGCAGCAACTCAGTTGGTCAATCAATTCCATGACATCATTGTTGAAGACAGCCTTTCCGATAAACAGAAATCTATTATCACAGAAAAGCTTGCA GAAGTGGATCAGTGTTTAGCGAATGGTGCTGATGAACACCTGCAGCTGATCAGCCTTTGTGCCACCGTGATGCAGCAGCTAACTCAGAATTGTTAA
- the EIF4A2 gene encoding eukaryotic initiation factor 4A-II translates to MSGGSADYNREHGGPEGMEPDGVIESNWNEIVDNFDDMNLKESLLRGIYAYGFEKPSAIQQRAIIPCIKGYDVIAQAQSGTGKTATFAISILQQLEIEFKETQALVLAPTRELAQQIQKVILALGDYMGATCHACIGGTNVRNEMQKLQAEAPHIVVGTPGRVFDMLNRRYLSPKWIKMFVLDEADEMLSRGFKDQIYEIFQKLNTSIQVVLLSATMPTDVLEVTKKFMRDPIRILVKKEELTLEGIKQFYINVEREEWKLDTLCDLYETLTITQAVIFLNTRRKVDWLTEKMHARDFTVSALHGDMDQKERDVIMREFRSGSSRVLITTDLLARGIDVQQVSLVINYDLPTNRENYIHRIGRGGRFGRKGVAINFVTEEDKRILRDIETFYNTTVEEMPMNVADLI, encoded by the exons ATGTCTGGTGGCTCCGCGGATTACAACAG AGAACATGGCGGCCCCGAGGGAATGGAGCCCGATGGTGTCATCGAG AGCAACTGGAATGAGATTGTTGATAACTTTGATGATATGAATTTAAAGGAGTCTCTTCTTCGGGGTATCTATGCTTACGGTTTTGAGAAACCTTCAGCTATTCAGCAGAGAGCTATAATTCCTTGCATTAAAG GGTATGATGTGATTGCTCAAGCTCAGTCAGGTACTGGCAAGACAGCCACATTTGCTATTTCCATCCTGCAACAGTTGGAGATTGAGTTCAAGGAGACCCAAGCACTAGTATTGGCCCCCACCAGAGAACTGGCTCAACAG ATCCAAAAGGTAATTTTGGCACTTGGAGACTATATGGGAGCAACGTGCCATGCATGTATTGGTGGAACCAATGTTCGAAATGAAATGCAAAAGCTGCAGGCTGAAGCACCACATATTGTGGTTGGTACTCCAGGGAGAGTATTTGATATGTTAAACAGACGATATCTTT CTCCAAAATGGATCAAAATGTTTGTTTTGGATGAAGCAGATGAAATGTTGAGCCGGGGCTTTAAGGATCAGATATATGagatttttcaaaaattaaatacaaGTATTCAg gtggTGTTGCTTTCTGCCACCATGCCTACTGATGTGTTGGAAGTGACTAAAAAATTCATGAGGGATCCAATCCGAATTCTGGTGAAGAAGGAAGAATTAACTCTGGAAGGAATCAAACAGTTTTATATTAATGTTGAAAGAGAG GAATGGAAGTTGGATACACTTTGTGATTTGTATGAGACCCTGACGATTACACAGGCTGTTATTTTCCTCAATACAAGGCGCAAGGTGGACTGGCTCACTGAGAAAATGCATGCAAGGGACTTTACCGTTTCGGCATTG CATGGTGATATGGACCAGAAGGAGAGAGATGTGATCATGAGGGAATTTCGATCAGGCTCAAGCCGTGTTCTGATCACTACTGACTTGTTG GCTCGTGGGATTGATGTACAACAAGTATCTTTGGTTATAAACTATGACCTGCCTACCAATCGTGAAAATTATATTCACAG AATTGGCAGAGGGGGTCGCTTTGGGAGGAAAGGTGTGGCTATAAACTTTGTTACTGAAGAAGACAAGAGGATTCTTCGTGACATTGAGACTTTCTACAATACTACAGTGGAGGAAATGCCAATGAATGTGGCTGACCTTATTTAA